The following nucleotide sequence is from Pedobacter sp. PACM 27299.
AATATGCCTTGAATTTTTACCTGGACAGTTCCATTCCGGACAGTGTGAAATTCGATTCTGGTTTAACACCTGTCAATTTTAAGATCCTTAAATGGGGAAAAACAAACCTGCAAAAGATCAACAGCGACTTTATCTATACGCCTTACGAACGCGGAAAACCAATGCGCGACATTATGATTGGTCCTTCAAACCCAAACTTTACTCCGCTTTCCCAAGTATCCAGCAATTTCAAAAATGCAATCCTGACTTCCGAAGATCCTTCGTTCTTTACCCATAAGGGCTTTGTACAGGAGTCATTCCGAAAGTCACTTGCCGTGAACTTTAAAGAGAAAAAATTTGTCAGAGGGGGCAGTACGATCTCCATGCAACTGGTGAAGAACATCTTCCTCAGCAGACAAAAAACACTGGCCAGAAAAGCAGAAGAGATTCTGATTGTATGGCTGATTGAAAATAACCGCCTGATCAGTAAAAATAGGATGCTGGAAGTCTATTTCAACATCATCGAAATGGGACAAAATGTATACGGTATCGGTGAGGCCACCCGCTATTACTTTGGAAAAAGGCCTTCCGACCTGAACATTGGAGAAGGGATATTCCTTGCCAATATCGTTCCGCGTCCGAAAATTGCCCTTTTTAAATTCAAACCAGACGGCGGGCTGAAAGATTACCTGCATCCGTACTTTAAATATATTGGTAATATCATGGCCAATCGTGGATTAACACCTCGAGACAGCAGTGCTTACGGCTTCTACAATGTACAGCTAAGACCTGCATTGAGACAATATTTATTGCCGGATACTACCGCTGTAGATACTTCGGCATTCGACAATGATGATCCGCTTCCAGCCATAGAAACTCATGATGAGTCTAAAAGCTTATTTGACCGTATCTTTGGTGGCAGCAAAAAAGACACAACCTCCCGCCCAGCCATCAAAACTGATAGTCTGCAAAAGACTAAAAAACAGTTGAGACAGGAAAAAAGAGAGCAAAAGCGGAAGGAACAGGAATTGGAAAAACAAATGGAGCAGTCCAAAGGAAACGGTTAACGCTCCAAAAAATAAGATATGAATTCGATTAAAGTACTAGATAAGGAGTTTGATATCCTTCTCGAAAACGACAACATTCTGAAACGTACCCGACTAATCGGAATACAGATGAATGTAGACTATGAAAACCGGAGTCCCCTTTTTATTGGGGTGTTGAATGGTAGCTTTTTATTTATGGCTGATCTGGTAAAAGAGATCACCGTTCCCTGTGAAATGACTTTCATCCGCGTTTCCTCCTATAAGGACACGCAAAGTACCGGCGAGATTAAAGAGATTTTTGGCCTACCAGAAAACCTGAAAAACCGCGATATTATTATCGTGGAAGACATTGTAGATACTGGTTTTACCCTGAGTCATATCCTGAAAGAAATTTATAAACAAGCACCGGCATCCGTTAGCGTATGCTCATTGCTGCTAAAACCAGACGCATTAAAAGTACAGATCGACGAACTGGAATATGTTGGTTTTGAGATTGCCAATAACTTCGTTGTAGGTTATGGTCTGGATTATAATGGCTACGGCAGAAACCTTAACCACATCTACACGGTTAAATCTGTTGCCAACCCTTTACCTTAATGTTATATTTTTTTATCACTTTTGCAGAAACTAATACTCCCCATCACCAATGACCATACATAAAGAAGGTTACACTACCATTGCCGTATCATTGCTGTTCATCTTTGTATTGAACGCATTCATCGATTATAAATTTGCAGATATTACCTGGTTAACCTGGTTCGTATATATATTATCATTTGCTCTATTTGTTACTGTATTACAGTTTTTCAGAAACCCAAGCAGACAATTCGTTACCGCCGACAATAAAGTAATTTGTCCGGCAGACGGTAAGGTTGTGGTTATTGAAGAGACTGAAGAAGGTGAATATTTCAAAGATAAGAGAATTCAAGTATCGATATTTATGTCGCCTGTCAATGTACACATCAATAGAAACCCGATTTCTGGTGTAGTAAAGTTCTTTAAATACCACCCGGGAAAATACCTGGCCGCATGGAATCCGAAGTCTTCTACAGAAAACGAACGTACAACAGTAGTAGTAGAACACGCTAATGGAACTCCAGTATTGTTCAGACAGATTGCTGGAGCCCTTGCCAGACGTATTGTATGGTATGTGAAAGAAGGTGACCAGGTGAAACAAACTGAAGAATTTGGCTTTATTAAATTTGGCTCCAGAGTGGATATATTTTTACCAGTTGGCACGAAGGTTAATCTTCAGTTAGATCAGGTTGTAAAAGGTGGAATTACGGTGTTAGCGGAATTGAGCTAGACCTGTTTTTTTAAGATTTTTTTTAAACGGCGTTCTGTAATAGGACGCCTTTTTTTTGGCCGCTTTTGGAGAAATTAAGTGAGGGTCTAAAAAACGGCCATCACTCTTCAGCGGCTGAAAGCTTTGCGTTGAAGGACGCAAAACCTTCTATGCCTTTTCAGAGGATAGCCGTTTTTTTTGACTAATGAAGGTTCCGTTAAATTGCATAAAACAGGAACAACGCGCTTGTTAATCATATTTTCCAGGTTGATTTTGCTCGACAAGGTTATTTGCTGCATTGCTGAAATAAATTGATTGTATTTGTCAGCTGGTATTTAATGGATTGCTGAACGCTTATGAAGCTTTTGAAGGTCTGTTTTACTTCATATAGTGCAGGATGAACAAAAAGAGATTGTTTATTTCATCCTTTCAGCAAAGATTCAAGGATAAAAAGAATAACTGCTTTCTTTATGATTAGACGAATGGGTATGGGCTAGAAGATAGAAAGGTTTGTAAAACTCTAATGTAAAGGCAAAAGAGGCTTTTACAGCGCGCTAAACTTGCTCAGGGTACTGCTGGATATTTCTATAGGATATGCTTTGTTAGAAGCCTTAGACCTGCATTGCTAGCTGGGCAATTTTTAATAATTACATCTGGAAACTCACAAAAAAATAGGCGCTATTATTTAGCTGAGCAATCTGAGAGATTTGCTCATTTACGCTGACCGGAGAAAGGCCATAGCGTGTACCATGAATACACTCCCAGGATGGGAATCCTCATGGGTTTCGCGACGATACGCAGGAATAAATTACCAGACAGCCTTCGGCAATAGGGTTATATCCTTCCATTCTAAAGCATCCTTGCCTTATTTTCCCGGTAACTTACTCGAATCCTTTTTTAACAGGTACCTCCTGATATCACGGGTAAAATACCAGCTATATCTTTAAAATACCTCTTCCAAGAGGAGAACAAAAAAACCTCCCCGATTGGGATCGGGAAGGCTATTATGCTTTTTGACTAGAGAGATTAAACTCTTCTAGATTTGATACGAGCTGCTTTACCAGTTAATTCACGTAGATAGAATAATTTCGCCCTGCGAACCTTACCGTGGCTGTTAACCTCTATTTTAGCGATATTAGGCGAATTGATAGGGAATATACGTTCCACACCAATACCATTAGACATTTTACGAACAGTAAACGTTTCATTAGCACCTACACTATTACGTTGTAATACTACACCTTGGTAAATTTGAATACGTTCTTTATTACCTTCGCGAATTTTATAGTGAACACTCACTGTATCTCCTGATTTGAATGCAGGAAACTCATTTTTTGCGATTACCTGCTCTTCAACAAATTTTACTAAATCCATGATTTTAAGCTATTAAGCCGACTTTTTGTTGTTTAAAATCGGACTGCAATATTAGGAATTATTTTTTATAAATGAAAGCGATTTCTGTTTTTTTCCACATTCTTTAACATTTCCACATTTCATTCTTTGGCATTTCCACAATTAAAACCCCTGCAAAGCTGTTTTTTGCTTAAAAAATATTTTTTAGCGATTTGACTACCAGCAATGTGAGTGATTTAAATTAGGCTTCATCATTAGGCTGAGCCTCTTCGGCAATAAGCTGTGCCAGGCTTTTCTCTGCTATAGGATAATTGGCGAGTTCACCTCGCTCCAGCCCAAAGATTCCCTCCAGCATAATTACTGTTGCATAAGGGATATCAGCCTTTCCATTTATAGGGAGTTTCCTGTAATTGTGAAAGGTATTAAAAGCGATGTTCAAGTATTTAGGAATTAACCTG
It contains:
- the hpt gene encoding hypoxanthine phosphoribosyltransferase, which codes for MNSIKVLDKEFDILLENDNILKRTRLIGIQMNVDYENRSPLFIGVLNGSFLFMADLVKEITVPCEMTFIRVSSYKDTQSTGEIKEIFGLPENLKNRDIIIVEDIVDTGFTLSHILKEIYKQAPASVSVCSLLLKPDALKVQIDELEYVGFEIANNFVVGYGLDYNGYGRNLNHIYTVKSVANPLP
- a CDS encoding phosphatidylserine decarboxylase family protein — its product is MTIHKEGYTTIAVSLLFIFVLNAFIDYKFADITWLTWFVYILSFALFVTVLQFFRNPSRQFVTADNKVICPADGKVVVIEETEEGEYFKDKRIQVSIFMSPVNVHINRNPISGVVKFFKYHPGKYLAAWNPKSSTENERTTVVVEHANGTPVLFRQIAGALARRIVWYVKEGDQVKQTEEFGFIKFGSRVDIFLPVGTKVNLQLDQVVKGGITVLAELS
- the rplS gene encoding 50S ribosomal protein L19; its protein translation is MDLVKFVEEQVIAKNEFPAFKSGDTVSVHYKIREGNKERIQIYQGVVLQRNSVGANETFTVRKMSNGIGVERIFPINSPNIAKIEVNSHGKVRRAKLFYLRELTGKAARIKSRRV